Proteins encoded within one genomic window of Peptococcaceae bacterium 1198_IL3148:
- a CDS encoding helix-turn-helix transcriptional regulator, producing the protein MELTHRQEKILEIVKAEGPITGENIAEKLSLTRATLRPDLAILTMSGLLEARPRVGYFYSGKSPERMVAEKLKRISVGDTKSVPIVVNENCSVYDAIVTMFIEDVGTLIIVGDNGKLEGVVSRKDFLKTTIGGQDIHKLPVGVVMTRMPNVVVAQPEDSVWLAARRLLTHEVDCLPVVRPMSENADDGYEVVGRFTKTNIAQLFVELVEE; encoded by the coding sequence ATGGAGCTTACCCACCGCCAGGAAAAAATATTAGAAATTGTTAAAGCAGAGGGTCCGATAACCGGAGAGAATATTGCAGAAAAGCTGAGTTTGACTAGGGCTACGTTAAGGCCTGATTTAGCAATCTTGACTATGTCAGGCCTGTTGGAAGCTCGTCCCCGGGTAGGATATTTCTACAGTGGCAAATCACCGGAACGGATGGTTGCTGAAAAATTAAAGAGAATTTCAGTTGGGGATACCAAATCAGTGCCCATCGTTGTTAATGAAAATTGTTCGGTTTATGATGCCATTGTCACGATGTTTATTGAAGACGTGGGCACGTTAATCATTGTCGGTGACAACGGAAAATTAGAAGGAGTTGTGTCCCGAAAGGATTTTCTAAAAACCACCATTGGCGGTCAAGATATACACAAATTACCAGTGGGGGTAGTGATGACCCGAATGCCCAATGTGGTGGTGGCCCAACCAGAAGATTCGGTATGGTTGGCAGCCCGGCGTTTGTTGACCCATGAAGTGGACTGCTTGCCAGTGGTCCGTCCGATGTCTGAAAATGCCGATGATGGTTATGAAGTGGTTGGGCGTTTTACCAAAACCAATATTGCTCAACTGTTTGTAGAACTGGTGGAAGAATAG
- a CDS encoding pyruvate, water dikinase regulatory protein — MVDAKPKVYVVSDSVGDTAELVVKAAESQFNHDVVEIIRVPYVKSTRDIFDVLKDASVNNSVIAYTLVLPELRDLLVAEADRLNIPVVDIMGPIMNAISLITNRAPRHEPGLVRRLDEEYFRKVEAIEFAVKYDDGKDPRGITKSDLVILGVSRTSKTPLCMYLAHKRIKAANVPLVPEVSPPDEIFQLPPGKVIGLTIRPQQLNVIRQERLRTLGLTSHADYASMERILKELEYSEEIMKKVGCTVIDVTNKAVEETASKVLEYFYRNNRQRR, encoded by the coding sequence ATAGTGGATGCAAAGCCAAAGGTTTATGTGGTGTCAGATTCTGTTGGCGACACTGCAGAATTGGTGGTCAAGGCAGCAGAAAGCCAATTTAACCACGATGTTGTAGAAATCATTCGGGTACCCTATGTAAAATCTACCCGTGATATCTTTGATGTTTTAAAGGATGCATCGGTCAATAATTCAGTAATTGCTTATACCTTGGTACTGCCGGAACTAAGGGATTTACTGGTGGCCGAAGCTGACCGACTGAATATTCCAGTGGTGGATATTATGGGACCAATTATGAATGCCATTTCACTCATCACCAATCGGGCACCTAGACATGAGCCTGGTTTGGTGAGAAGGTTGGATGAAGAATACTTTAGAAAAGTGGAAGCCATAGAATTTGCTGTTAAATATGATGATGGTAAAGATCCCCGGGGCATCACCAAGTCAGACTTGGTGATACTGGGAGTGTCCCGCACATCTAAAACACCACTGTGTATGTATTTAGCCCATAAGCGTATTAAAGCAGCCAATGTACCGTTAGTACCAGAGGTATCGCCACCGGATGAAATATTCCAACTGCCACCCGGCAAGGTTATTGGTTTAACCATCCGTCCGCAACAGTTGAATGTAATTAGGCAGGAAAGATTGCGCACGCTGGGTTTAACATCCCATGCCGATTACGCCAGCATGGAACGGATATTAAAAGAGTTGGAATATTCAGAGGAAATTATGAAAAAAGTTGGTTGCACCGTCATTGATGTAACCAATAAAGCGGTGGAGGAAACGGCCAGTAAAGTGCTGGAATACTTCTATCGCAATAACAGACAAAGGCGTTAA
- the ppdK gene encoding pyruvate, phosphate dikinase codes for MSTAKYVYFFNEGRADMKSLLGGKGANLAEMTNIGLPVPPGFIISTEACIDFYNAGQQFPAGMEEQVLAQVKHLEEVTGKKFGSKENPLLVSVRSGAVISMPGMMDTVLNLGLNDETVAGLAANTNNPRFAYDCYRRFIQMFGDVVLGIEHHKFESVLDKKKFEKNVSFDNQLTAEDWQDVIEQFKDIVEREYGKPFPQDPSEQLFNAIYAVFNSWNTERAVVYRKVHKIPDDLGTAVNIVTMVFGNMGDDSGTGVAFTRNPSTGEKKLYGEYLINAQGEDVVAGIRTPQPISKLEEEMPAVYQQFVDTYQLLEKHYRDMQDIEFTIERGKLWILQTRNGKRTAQAAIKIAVDMVSEGLITKEEAITRVDPNQLNQLLHRRIDPDAKLEVVAKGLPASPGSACGAVVFDADEAEKLAGEGEKVVLVRMETTPDDIHGIVVAQGVLTSRGGMTSHAAVVARGMGKPCVCGCEALKLDYANNTFTVGELVVKKGDVISIDGSSGQVMLGEVPMIDPELSDEFQALLDWADEIRKLEVRANADNPADAAKAREFGAQGIGLTRTEHMFMAQDRLPIVQKMILAHDFEGRKEALAELLPMQQDDFYGILKAMDGLPVCIRLLDPPLHEFLPDAEELAVEIATMKLTNATAADIKKKEDLLRQVRSLSEFNPMLGHRGCRLGITFPEIYAMQARAIFQATAQLVKEGVDVKPEVEIPLVIEEKELGFLKDVVVDMANKVKEETGVDFHYQVGTMIEMPRAALTADEIAEHAEFFSFGTNDLTQTTLGFSRDDAEGKFLPHYIERKILADNPFAVLDRKGVGKLMKTAVELGRKVRPDLLIGICGEHGGEPSSVEFCHMIGLDYVSCSPYRVPIARLAAAQAAVKH; via the coding sequence ATGTCAACTGCTAAGTATGTTTATTTTTTTAATGAGGGACGAGCAGATATGAAATCATTGCTCGGTGGTAAAGGCGCCAACCTGGCAGAAATGACCAATATTGGTTTGCCGGTCCCCCCAGGGTTTATTATTTCCACCGAGGCCTGTATTGATTTTTACAATGCCGGTCAACAGTTCCCAGCCGGTATGGAAGAGCAAGTGCTGGCCCAGGTAAAACACTTGGAAGAAGTCACTGGTAAAAAGTTTGGCTCTAAAGAGAATCCACTTTTAGTATCTGTTCGCTCCGGTGCAGTTATTTCGATGCCCGGTATGATGGACACTGTCTTAAACCTAGGTTTAAATGATGAAACAGTGGCAGGACTGGCTGCCAATACCAATAACCCTCGCTTTGCTTACGACTGTTATCGTCGTTTCATTCAAATGTTTGGTGACGTAGTTTTAGGTATTGAGCACCATAAGTTTGAATCAGTACTGGATAAAAAGAAGTTTGAGAAAAATGTTAGCTTTGACAATCAACTAACTGCAGAGGACTGGCAAGATGTAATTGAGCAGTTCAAAGATATCGTGGAAAGGGAGTATGGCAAACCGTTCCCACAGGATCCTTCCGAGCAATTATTTAATGCTATCTATGCTGTGTTTAACTCTTGGAATACTGAACGGGCTGTGGTGTACCGAAAAGTACACAAAATTCCCGATGACTTGGGAACAGCCGTTAACATCGTCACCATGGTATTTGGAAATATGGGTGATGATTCCGGTACTGGTGTGGCCTTTACCCGTAACCCATCCACCGGAGAAAAGAAACTATATGGTGAATACTTAATTAACGCCCAAGGCGAAGATGTGGTGGCCGGTATTCGCACCCCACAACCAATTTCTAAGCTGGAAGAGGAAATGCCAGCGGTATATCAACAGTTTGTAGATACTTATCAACTGTTAGAAAAACACTATCGTGATATGCAAGATATTGAGTTTACCATTGAACGGGGTAAACTTTGGATATTACAAACCCGTAACGGTAAACGCACCGCCCAAGCTGCCATTAAGATTGCTGTAGACATGGTGTCAGAGGGTTTAATTACCAAAGAAGAAGCCATCACACGGGTAGACCCCAACCAGTTGAACCAACTGTTGCACCGCCGTATTGATCCAGATGCCAAACTGGAGGTGGTTGCCAAAGGTTTACCGGCATCCCCTGGCTCAGCTTGCGGTGCAGTGGTTTTTGACGCCGATGAAGCTGAAAAGCTAGCTGGTGAAGGTGAAAAGGTAGTGCTGGTGCGCATGGAAACCACACCTGATGATATTCATGGCATTGTGGTTGCTCAAGGGGTATTAACCTCCCGGGGCGGAATGACCAGTCATGCTGCGGTGGTAGCCCGGGGCATGGGTAAACCGTGTGTTTGCGGTTGCGAAGCGTTGAAACTGGATTATGCCAACAACACCTTTACAGTTGGCGAGTTAGTGGTTAAAAAGGGAGATGTAATCTCGATAGACGGCAGCAGCGGTCAAGTGATGTTGGGCGAAGTGCCAATGATTGACCCAGAGCTGTCCGATGAGTTCCAAGCATTGTTAGATTGGGCTGACGAAATCCGTAAATTGGAAGTAAGAGCTAACGCTGATAACCCAGCAGATGCTGCTAAAGCCAGAGAATTTGGTGCCCAAGGTATTGGTTTAACCCGTACCGAGCACATGTTTATGGCCCAAGATCGTCTGCCAATTGTACAAAAAATGATTTTAGCCCATGACTTTGAAGGTAGGAAGGAAGCATTGGCTGAGCTACTGCCAATGCAACAAGATGACTTCTACGGCATTTTAAAAGCCATGGATGGACTGCCGGTATGTATCCGCTTGCTGGACCCACCGTTGCATGAGTTCTTGCCAGATGCTGAAGAATTGGCGGTAGAAATTGCCACCATGAAGTTAACTAACGCCACTGCCGCAGACATCAAGAAGAAGGAAGACCTGCTGCGTCAAGTGCGGTCATTGTCCGAGTTTAACCCAATGCTGGGACATCGTGGTTGCCGCTTAGGTATCACCTTCCCAGAAATCTATGCTATGCAGGCCAGAGCAATCTTCCAAGCCACTGCCCAATTGGTAAAAGAAGGCGTTGACGTAAAACCAGAGGTAGAAATTCCACTGGTTATTGAAGAAAAAGAGCTGGGCTTCTTAAAAGATGTAGTGGTTGACATGGCTAATAAAGTGAAAGAAGAAACTGGAGTTGATTTCCATTACCAGGTGGGTACCATGATTGAGATGCCAAGGGCAGCGCTGACGGCAGATGAAATTGCCGAGCATGCAGAGTTTTTCTCCTTTGGTACCAACGACTTGACCCAAACCACTCTAGGCTTTTCCAGGGACGATGCCGAAGGCAAGTTTTTACCTCATTACATTGAGCGGAAGATTTTAGCCGACAACCCATTTGCAGTGCTGGACCGCAAAGGGGTTGGTAAACTAATGAAAACAGCTGTGGAACTAGGCCGTAAAGTGCGCCCAGACCTGTTAATCGGTATCTGCGGTGAACACGGCGGCGAACCAAGCTCAGTGGAATTCTGCCACATGATTGGCTTAGACTACGTCAGCTGTTCACCATACCGGGTGCCAATTGCCCGCTTGGCCGCAGCCCAGGCCGCTGTAAAACACTAA